The window CTCAAGCAATTCCAGCCGCACGAACTGAACGGCGCCATCTCGTTGTGTCGCATCGCGCTGCTTGGCGAACTCGACCCGGAGAAGCCGATCACGATGCGCTTCTTCAACCGCGACGGGCAGCGGGACATCATCAGCCGGTGCGTGGCTTTCTGGCGACGGCAACAGACGAAGCAACTGGCCCGCGAGAAAGGTGACCCGCTGAGGCCGATCGGTGAGTCGATCGAGGAGGTGGTGCGTGCCGCAGCTGGCTGAAGCCCCGTTCGTCGCGGACAGCGAGGCGCTGGTCCTGGGAGCAATCATCTCCGACGCGGAGACGGTGATCCCGGCGATCGAGGAGAGGGTGGGCGAGGCGGACTTCGCGCGACCCCTGCACCGCCGCGTGTTCCGCATCGCGATGCAGATCCACGAGGATGGGGGGCGTCCGGATATTGTCTCCATCGGCGCCGCGCTGACGGAGCTCGGCGAGTCGGACGCGGGACAGCAACTCGCCTACCTGTCACAACTGGCGGACGCGGGCATCTACGCGGCGATCCGCATCGAGTACCACGTTGAGAAGCTGCGGGAGTCAACCCGGCGCCGCCGGCTGGCCGAAGCCGGGCGGAAGATCCAGGCGCTAGCCGACCCGGAAATTGAGGTCGAGGAGGCGATCGACGAGGCGGGGCGGCTGGTACTGGACGTGGCGACCGACGCAGCCCTCGTGGAGAGTTTGCGGAAGATCGAGGGGCCGGAAATACGCCAGGTCATCGAGGAGAAGGCGAGCAAGAAGACGGGCGTCCCGACCGGGTTTCGGGATGTAGACCGCATGACGTTCGGGTTCGCGCCGGGCGATCTGGTGGTTATTGCGGGCGCAACAGGGATGGGTAAGACCAGCTACGCGCTGCAGACCGCGGTGAGCGCCGCCAGATCGGGCTATCCAGTTGCCATCTTCTCGCTCGAGATGACGCGCGACGAGCTCATCTGGCGGATGCTGTGCGCGGAAGGGATGATCGACGCCAGCAAATACCGCCGCGACGGGCCGGGCGGGTATCCGGATTCCACGTGGAGGATCGAGCGCGTCTCCATGGAACTCAAGGACCTGCCGATCTACGTGGACGACACCTCGGCCGTTCCGCTCTCTCACGTCCGTTCGCGGTGTCGCCGGATGAAGGCGAAGCATGGCCTGGGCCTGGTGGTGATCGACCACCTGCAGATCATGCGCGCAGAGGGCGAAACGCGCGCCCAGGCGCTCGCGGAGGTCACCGGCGGATGCAAGGCACTGGCGAAGGACCTGGGTGTGCCGGTGGTGCTCCTGTCTCAGCTCTCTCGCTTCAAGGACCGGGCGGACAAGCGGCCCACGCTCTCCGACTTGCGAGAATCTGGCGCGATCGAGCAGGACGCGAACACGGTGCTCCTGCTGCACCGCCCCGAGTACTACTTCGGCCCCACGAGCAAGCAGGGGGACAACCTCGTCGGCAAGGCCGAGTGCATCATCGCGAAGCAACGCAACGGCGCAACCGGGATCGTTGACCTGTTCTTTCGAGCCGAGTGCGCCCGGTTCGAAGATCTCGAAGACCGGGAGTGAGAAAGTGGCCCGATTCGGATACCTGAGCGAGAGCGACCGACTGCACCAGGCGGATGCCTTCGTGCGGATGGTGGAGCGCGAAGGGCGCCCCGACTGGCGCGAGTACTTCGACTGGTGGTCCGGCCGCCGGAACAAGGATTTCCACCCCGGCGACCGGCAGGGAATCTTCCGCATCGTCGAGGAGATCATGGTTGCCGGCGGCGCCTCGACCCTGGTGGATCCGCTCGACTGGCTGCGCATCGGCCGCGATCCGGCGGAGGAGTCGGTCGCATGAGCACCCGACGCGCCCCCTCCGCCAAAGCTCGCCGGATGCTCGATCGCCAGTACAAGGAGCACGACGAGCAGGCGGCGGTCATCAGATGGGCTATGCTCCGCTCGCTCGCCATTCCAGAGCTCGCCCTGCTCCACGCCATCCCCAACGGCGGCCACCGGAGCCGGGTCGCTGCCGCCCGCCTCAAGGCCGAGGGCGTCAAGGCCGGCGTGCCCGACCTGGCGCTCCCCGTCCCGCGCGGCCCGTACCACGGCCTCTACATCGAAATGAAAACCCGCTACGGGCGCCCGTCCGTCGAGCAGAACTGGTGGCTCAACCGGCTCTGCGAGCAAGGGTACCGCGCGGTGGTCTGCCGGGGATTCGAGGAGGCCAGGGCGGAGATCGAGTCGTACCTGGCGCTGAGGGTGGCGGCGTGAGTCGCCCTGCAATTACGCCAGCGCGCCGAATCACCCGCCCAGGATGGCGCGTGACGGGCGAACGGGGTCGGCAGAGGGGTCCGGGTAGGGTCAGCGGGAGATCGGCCCGTGTGACGGAAGTGAGCGTTTGATATCGTTTGGAGGATCAAAAGGGTTGCGCCCGGCAACCATTGGTTGTATAATGGGGGAGAGTGAAGGATGAAACCCAACCACGGAGCGACCCAATGCGCGTGATTTCTCAGCAAGAGCGTGAGAAGATGGCGGTGGCGAAGAACAACCTGGCGCAGATGCGCGCGGCGATGGCAGAGGCGGCGTGCGACCACTGCGGTGGCCAGTCGATCACCTTCTCGTTCGACGGCGGGGCGGGCGTGTGGTTCCACTGCGCGGACGGCTACCGCGAGCACCTTGCAGCGCTGCGCGCATCCGTGCCATCGCGTGCGGAGTTGGCGGAGCGAGTGAACCGGGCGATATCCGCCGCATGACCCCCACTGAATTCCGTGCTTGGCTAGAGCGTCGGGGCCTGACCTACAAGGAGGCGGCCCCGCTGCTCGCGGCGCACCCCAACGAGGTTGAGCGCTGGGCCAACGGGCGCCGGAAGGTGCTGCGAAGAGTCGAGCGCATCATGGACCTGCTGGACGAGATCGACCGGCTGCGGGAGCGGCTGGAACCAGAAACCCGAACTGCGGCGAGGACGGGCCGGATCCAGCAGGCGGCACGAGAGGCCAGCGCGGCGGAGGGCAAGAACATCAGCGCCTCCGAGTGGGTCCGCATCGCCTGCGAAGAGAAGCTCGAGCGGGAGGACAAGAATGGTTGACCGCCGGAGCCCGATCGTCCGGGCCGCCGCCTTCCTCCTGGCCACCTCGCTCCTGGCGGGATGCAACAAGATCGACGCCTGGCGCCTCGCACGGCTGCGGGAGAGGGAGAATCTGCTGACCGTCAAGATCATGATGGCCAAGAAGAACTTCGAGCGATGCGCGCTCAACACCGAGCTCAACATCGGGAGCGACGAGTGCCCCGACTGGAAGACCACCATGAGGTGGAGGGCAGAGCTCGACATCGTCGAGCGGGAGATCCGCCAGATCCTGGACGAAGAATAGGCAATGAACGAACAGCGACGAATCGAGATCCTCCGGCGGATCGCGGCCTCGGGGCACCGAGCTCGGCGCTCGCGAGTGGGTGATGAGTATCCCGGCCCGACCTGACCACGACCCGGATCTGGTGATCGGGGACGGGCTTGCCGCCGGACGCGCTGCGCTGGAGCGGGTGGAGAAGCTGGAGGCCCCTGCTCGCCGCCCCTGCACCAGCGGGCGCACTTGACCACCACTGACCAGACCTGACCATGCAAACGATCCATCTCGACGACCTGATGCTGGCGAGCGGTGCCCACGGAACGGAGTTCTGCGGCCAGGCGTGCGCGGTCGAGGTCAGCAACCTCATCGCCGCCGGCGTGGTGCAGGTCCCGCCGGGGCTGCTGCGCTGCGAGCGCCCGCTGGAGGCTGCGCCGTTCGCGGACGATCACCCGAGCATCAGCCGCGTGATCCGCAGCTATGTGATCGGTCTCAACGACGCGTGGAATGATGCCGACCGCCAGCGGCTGCGCCCCTACGCCGCCCGCATCCTCTGCACCGCCACGGGCGAGGCCGACGAAGAGATCCGCGCCTGGATGGCGACCGACTGGCTGGTGCGGGTCCACACGCCCGCGTTCCTGCGCCTGGCGGGACTAGAGGAGCACGCACGGGCGCTGGAGTCGCTCGCGCGCATCACCGACGCGACGACGGCCCGAGCGGCGCAGCCCGCCCTCGACGCCGCGCGCAGCGCGGCGGACGCTGCCTGGGACGCTGCCTGGGCCGCTGGCTGGGACGCTGGCTGGGCCGCTGGCTGGGACGCTGCCAGGGCCGCTGCCTGGGCCGCTGCCAGGGCCGCTGCCAGGGACGCTGCCAGGGGCGCGCTTCGCCCTACGGTCGAAGCGCTCCAGGCCAGCGCGCTGGAGTTGCTGGATTCGATGATCGAGGTGGGCGCTCCAGCGGGCGCAGAGGGAGTTGCGAAGTGAGTACGATCGAGCGCAGGCTAAAGCCGCGAACGGCAACTCGAGGAAACGGGAAAGTGAGCGCTGACACCTCCGCGCCCGAGCGCGCCGCGATGCTCGAAGGCATCTTCTCGGTGCCCAGGTCGGTTGAGACCTGCCCGGCTTGCGGCGGATCACTCACCTATCAGCCGGACTCCTGGCAGCAGGAGGAGGATGGTGGATACGCGGTGATTGGCGGGATGATCGCCTGCGAGTATGAGGATGACTGGACGACCGACGAAGCGCACTTAGAGGTCAACCAGATGCCCTACGTCTATTGGTTGCCCGTCGAGCGAAAGGTGCTCGCATGGCTGAACACTGAGCGGCCGGAGGCTGACCATGCCTGAGCACCCCGAGCGCGCCACGGAGGACCGAGACGCCCGGCTGCGCGAGCTGGGCTACCGCCTCCCCACCGGCAAGCCGGTAGACCTCCCGCGCGTCGAGGGCAGGGCTCCCCACCGCTTCGGAGACCGGGCGGCGCTGGAGGCGGCGGCGCGGGAAATTGAGAGCATCACTTCGCCCCTATTCGCAGACGAGATCCTCGCCATCATGCGCCGCCACGGGCTGCGTGGGCCGGAGGCGACATGCCCGCACCTGCATGTGGCCGTGATCAGCGATGCGGCGCGCTGGTGCCTCGACTGCAATCGGTACATCGGGCACACCCCCACCACGAAGGACCGATGAGCGATTCCGAGATCGTTGCCGAGCTCCGTGATTGCTCCGGGGGCCTCTCCCTGGGCGCCAACACCATCCATCCTAACCAAGGAGACAACGAATGAGCGCCAACACCCGCAACAAAGAGCGGATAGCGGAGTGCAGTAACTGCGGAGAGGTGGTCGACCGGCTTGACCTGCGCGAGGCGCCAGATTGCAGTGCTCTTTGCCCTGTCTGCTTTGTCTTACTGCGACGATTGCGCGTTGGCCGACTGTGGACGATAGCCCCCGAGCGCCAGGAGGTGGGGTGATGAGCGGATATGTGTGGGTGATCGAAATGGGCGAGTACAGCGACTACCGGGTGGTCGGCGTCTACGACAACCGGAAGGACGCCAAGCGGGTCGCGGACCGGATCAACGCCTCGGATAACTTCAGCAAGGCGTCGGTCGCCAAGTGGCCGCTGAACCCCGGTGTGGACGCGCTCAACGAGGGGCTTACTCGCTATCGCGTGTTGATGTTGCGCGACGGTTCGGTGGAAGATGTCGGTAGCGCGGACGGATGGAGCGGGTATGAAATGTCTGACAACTGCTGGATCTGGCGCCGGTCCCAAGCGCCCGCGTATCGCGGCAAGGGGGTTCCTGACGCCCTGAACGCGCAGGTGTGGGCGAAGGACGAGCGGCACGCGGTCAAGATCGCGAACGAGGTGCGCTTGCAGATGATCGCGGGTGGGAAGTGGAAGCCATGACCCACGCCCCCATCATCGCCGCCGCCGCCCGCCCTGTTGCCGCCGAGGGGCGACGAGCCGTGAAACCGCACGGCCCGCACCTCTTGCGCGCCCCAGGTGTACCGAAAGTAGTTGATTGTGCGCGTTTGGAGGGTAAATTGTAGTACAGCGCCACCCCTGCGGAGGAAGCCGCATGACCCAGCCGAACAACGCCGTAACCGCCACCGTGGTCTTCGAGGACGCGGAGGGCGCCGCGACGGATCCGGACGCGGGCACGAGCATCATCTGGCGGATCTACAACCGCCACCGGAAGC of the Longimicrobiaceae bacterium genome contains:
- a CDS encoding replicative DNA helicase; amino-acid sequence: MPQLAEAPFVADSEALVLGAIISDAETVIPAIEERVGEADFARPLHRRVFRIAMQIHEDGGRPDIVSIGAALTELGESDAGQQLAYLSQLADAGIYAAIRIEYHVEKLRESTRRRRLAEAGRKIQALADPEIEVEEAIDEAGRLVLDVATDAALVESLRKIEGPEIRQVIEEKASKKTGVPTGFRDVDRMTFGFAPGDLVVIAGATGMGKTSYALQTAVSAARSGYPVAIFSLEMTRDELIWRMLCAEGMIDASKYRRDGPGGYPDSTWRIERVSMELKDLPIYVDDTSAVPLSHVRSRCRRMKAKHGLGLVVIDHLQIMRAEGETRAQALAEVTGGCKALAKDLGVPVVLLSQLSRFKDRADKRPTLSDLRESGAIEQDANTVLLLHRPEYYFGPTSKQGDNLVGKAECIIAKQRNGATGIVDLFFRAECARFEDLEDRE
- a CDS encoding VRR-NUC domain-containing protein, whose translation is MSTRRAPSAKARRMLDRQYKEHDEQAAVIRWAMLRSLAIPELALLHAIPNGGHRSRVAAARLKAEGVKAGVPDLALPVPRGPYHGLYIEMKTRYGRPSVEQNWWLNRLCEQGYRAVVCRGFEEARAEIESYLALRVAA